One segment of Pleomorphomonas sp. PLEO DNA contains the following:
- a CDS encoding CidA/LrgA family protein: MIVGLAVVLLCQLIGEIFAYTTHLPLPAPVVGLVLLFGFFVVRDRWEWLPFSLRSEEIDKTCETLVQQMALLFVPAGVGIVQRLGILQANILGVLAIIVVTTAVSITVTAFTFRFVSRWFPAPMENQE; this comes from the coding sequence ATGATCGTTGGACTCGCGGTAGTGCTGCTCTGCCAGCTCATTGGTGAAATCTTCGCCTACACGACACACCTGCCACTGCCGGCTCCCGTGGTGGGGCTGGTGCTGTTGTTCGGTTTCTTTGTTGTGCGGGATCGCTGGGAATGGCTGCCCTTCTCGCTTCGCAGCGAGGAGATCGACAAGACCTGCGAAACACTGGTGCAGCAGATGGCGCTGTTGTTCGTGCCGGCTGGCGTCGGCATCGTCCAGCGCCTCGGCATTCTCCAGGCGAACATCCTCGGCGTGCTTGCCATCATCGTGGTAACCACGGCTGTTTCGATCACGGTCACAGCCTTCACCTTCAGGTTCGTCTCGCGCTGGTTCCCCGCTCCCATGGAGAACCAGGAATGA
- a CDS encoding LrgB family protein, giving the protein MTTTGGLWAHLSGGALFWLTLTLTVYAIADRLSLLTQRNPLANPVLHSVWVIGTILVASGTPYQTYFDGAYFIHFLLGPSTVALALPLYENRRVVMRSLVPIVAALLVGSVATIGSVIVCAIIFDLPKMITISSLPKSATSGVAMGISQSVGGDASLTAIIVVATGIIGAVMATPLLNVLRIEDRRARGFAVGLAAHGVGTARAFQVHPITGTFAGVAMSLNGLMTAVLVPLAASLIGG; this is encoded by the coding sequence ATGACCACGACGGGCGGCCTTTGGGCCCATCTTTCAGGGGGCGCGCTGTTCTGGCTGACGCTGACCCTCACTGTCTACGCGATCGCTGACCGCCTCTCTTTGCTGACGCAGCGCAACCCGCTCGCCAACCCTGTCCTGCATTCCGTCTGGGTGATCGGCACGATCCTCGTGGCCAGTGGTACGCCTTATCAGACCTATTTTGATGGCGCCTATTTCATCCACTTCCTGCTTGGACCATCCACCGTGGCCCTGGCCTTGCCGCTCTACGAGAACAGGCGCGTCGTCATGCGTTCGCTGGTGCCGATCGTCGCCGCCCTTTTGGTGGGGTCTGTCGCCACCATCGGCTCGGTGATCGTGTGCGCCATTATTTTCGATCTGCCCAAGATGATCACCATCTCCTCGCTGCCCAAGTCCGCCACCTCGGGAGTCGCCATGGGCATCTCGCAATCTGTCGGGGGTGACGCTTCGCTGACAGCGATCATCGTCGTCGCGACTGGCATCATCGGCGCGGTGATGGCGACGCCACTTCTGAATGTCCTGCGTATAGAAGACCGTCGGGCGCGCGGCTTCGCCGTAGGCCTCGCCGCCCACGGCGTCGGCACGGCCCGCGCCTTTCAGGTACACCCGATCACCGGCACCTTCGCGGGCGTTGCCATGAGCCTCAATGGCCTCATGACGGCGGTGCTTGTACCGTTGGCGGCGTCACTCATCGGCGGCTGA
- a CDS encoding DUF2023 family protein yields the protein MDQPDSLISVSGRIVNHSLYELDKGVRQLFMLTLSWADLPGVIARLAADRVDHYVHRLNDSRVNLFFGRAALVEMVRRFVDKPLCELTAEEDFMLGALLGYDREQQCRRYLERTTTVERQFHAGEATVAPASLC from the coding sequence ATGGACCAGCCAGATTCTCTGATCTCCGTCAGTGGCCGCATCGTCAACCACTCGCTTTACGAGTTGGACAAGGGTGTGCGGCAACTGTTCATGCTCACCCTTTCCTGGGCGGACCTGCCGGGCGTTATCGCCCGGCTGGCAGCCGACCGGGTGGATCACTATGTCCACCGGCTCAACGACAGCCGCGTCAACCTGTTCTTCGGGCGGGCGGCATTGGTCGAGATGGTCCGCCGCTTCGTCGACAAGCCACTGTGCGAATTGACGGCGGAGGAGGATTTCATGCTCGGCGCGCTGCTCGGTTATGATCGCGAACAACAATGCCGCCGCTATCTCGAACGGACAACGACGGTCGAACGGCAATTCCACGCCGGAGAGGCGACGGTTGCGCCTGCTTCTTTGTGCTGA
- the fldA gene encoding flavodoxin FldA has protein sequence MTVHVIYGSDSGRTKAAAGKIAAKLDAKIINVKNATAADFEDCDLLVLGSPTYGEGDLQSDWDTGVDVLGEADLSGKKVALFGLGDQSTYPDSFVDAIGTLYDAVVEKGAEVVGFTDTKGYEFEGSTAVRDGQFVGLVLDQDNQGAKSEKRIASWTSQIL, from the coding sequence ATGACTGTTCACGTGATCTATGGATCGGATTCCGGTCGCACCAAAGCGGCGGCCGGCAAGATTGCCGCCAAGCTCGATGCCAAGATCATCAACGTCAAGAACGCGACGGCGGCCGACTTCGAGGACTGCGACCTTCTGGTGCTTGGCTCGCCCACCTATGGCGAGGGCGATCTGCAGTCGGACTGGGATACCGGTGTCGACGTGCTCGGCGAAGCCGACCTGTCGGGCAAGAAGGTAGCCCTGTTCGGACTCGGCGATCAGAGCACCTATCCGGACAGCTTTGTCGACGCCATCGGCACGCTCTATGATGCCGTGGTGGAAAAGGGTGCCGAGGTCGTCGGCTTTACCGACACCAAGGGCTACGAGTTCGAGGGATCCACGGCGGTTCGCGACGGGCAGTTCGTCGGTCTCGTCCTCGACCAGGATAATCAGGGTGCCAAGTCCGAGAAGCGGATCGCGTCATGGACCAGCCAGATTCTCTGA
- a CDS encoding HXXEE domain-containing protein — MTSAALYWLFALAITVHNIEEGLFLPTYTAVIPRLAGRVTPFVFRFALVALTAVAYGIVAFAVAGSHSAADLLAGVAVVMAINAVIPHLTLTLVLRRYAPGTGTAICIVLPLSLLVILNGFAAGTMTVQNLIIAAVIVAVTLFVAIPLLFWAGSLTERRLPWLSANGAT; from the coding sequence ATGACGTCCGCCGCGCTCTATTGGCTCTTCGCTCTTGCCATCACGGTTCACAATATTGAAGAAGGCTTGTTTCTTCCGACCTATACGGCAGTCATTCCGCGCCTTGCCGGTCGAGTAACACCTTTCGTATTTCGCTTTGCATTGGTCGCGTTGACTGCCGTAGCGTATGGAATTGTCGCATTTGCTGTGGCGGGTAGCCATTCCGCCGCCGATTTGCTGGCCGGCGTCGCCGTTGTGATGGCCATCAACGCGGTGATCCCGCACTTGACGCTAACCCTGGTGCTTCGTCGCTACGCGCCAGGCACTGGTACGGCTATCTGCATCGTGCTCCCCCTGTCGCTGCTCGTCATCCTCAACGGCTTTGCAGCCGGTACGATGACTGTGCAAAACTTGATCATCGCCGCCGTCATTGTCGCCGTGACGCTGTTTGTCGCCATTCCCTTGCTGTTCTGGGCTGGGAGCCTCACAGAGCGCCGCCTACCTTGGCTGTCAGCAAATGGGGCGACCTAG
- a CDS encoding zinc-binding alcohol dehydrogenase family protein has protein sequence MRALKIDGAGVSSFHEVAEPVAGAGEVMIAVKHVGLCGSDLNTFSGLNPLVSLPRIPGHEIGAEIVCVGEDVPAEYAPGKRVIVVPYTACGKCSSCRKGRVNACRYNRTLGVQQEGGLAEKIVLPYGKLILNDSLAPRHLALVEPLSVGFHAVDRGRIAAGDRVVVIGCGMIGMGAVAGAVARGAEVIAVDLGDKTAMALKYGAKHAIDAGKEDVVARVNELTGGDGADVVIEAVGLPATFTQAIDLACFAGRVVYIGYSKAPVTYDTKYFNMKELDIHGSRNATIDDFKAVIAYLEGLDHAPDDLISKVFPFAEADKALPYWTEARASTLKILIEC, from the coding sequence ATGCGCGCATTGAAGATCGACGGTGCGGGAGTGAGCTCGTTTCACGAGGTCGCGGAGCCGGTTGCCGGGGCTGGCGAGGTGATGATCGCGGTCAAGCACGTCGGGCTGTGCGGCAGCGATCTCAACACATTTTCCGGCCTCAATCCGCTGGTCAGCCTGCCGCGTATTCCCGGCCACGAAATCGGCGCGGAGATCGTCTGCGTCGGCGAGGACGTGCCGGCCGAGTACGCCCCCGGCAAGCGCGTCATCGTCGTGCCCTATACGGCCTGCGGCAAATGCTCGTCCTGCCGCAAGGGCCGGGTCAACGCCTGCCGCTACAATCGGACGCTCGGCGTCCAGCAGGAAGGCGGCCTTGCCGAGAAGATCGTGCTTCCTTACGGCAAACTGATCCTCAACGACAGCTTGGCGCCGCGCCATCTGGCGCTAGTCGAACCGCTGTCGGTCGGCTTCCACGCCGTCGATCGCGGCCGCATTGCCGCCGGCGACCGTGTGGTGGTGATCGGCTGCGGCATGATCGGCATGGGCGCGGTGGCCGGCGCGGTGGCGCGCGGTGCCGAGGTGATCGCCGTCGATCTCGGCGACAAGACGGCCATGGCCCTGAAGTATGGCGCCAAGCATGCCATCGACGCCGGCAAGGAAGACGTCGTCGCTCGCGTGAACGAGCTGACCGGCGGCGACGGCGCCGACGTGGTGATCGAGGCGGTCGGCTTGCCGGCCACCTTCACCCAGGCCATCGATCTTGCCTGCTTTGCCGGCCGCGTCGTCTACATCGGCTACTCCAAGGCGCCGGTCACTTACGACACCAAGTATTTCAACATGAAGGAGCTGGACATCCACGGCTCCCGCAACGCCACCATCGACGACTTCAAGGCGGTCATCGCCTACCTCGAAGGTCTCGATCACGCTCCCGACGACCTGATCTCCAAGGTGTTCCCGTTCGCGGAAGCCGACAAGGCCCTGCCCTACTGGACCGAGGCGCGCGCCTCGACGCTGAAAATCCTGATCGAGTGCTGA
- a CDS encoding tagaturonate reductase, which translates to MNPIDASALKGRSRPRARILQWGEGNFLRAFVDWKIDRMNEAGGLDWGVVIVRPIAGGNPHWLNEQDGLYTVLSRGVADDGSKVSEARVVGSVLKEIGAYQHWNEVLELARSPEITVVISNTTDAGIAFVPTVKYDDAPQSSFPAKMTRLLHERWQAFAGKSDAGWQMIACELIDHNGDELRRIVLRHAEEWGLEPAFITWVKEANAFYNTLVDRIVPGYPKADAEAIEQELGYTDRFMTTGELFHFFVIERQPGQPELRLPLAHHDENTVVVPDATPYKARKVAILNGAHTALCALSLISGVETVGEAVTTPVGAKFLDRLLAEEVIPFLTLPKDELKAFADAVLRRFANPYIRHLWYDISLNGLVKYQTRDLDRLTAYMERHGKPAPLMTLALAAWLVFYLGRFSGSEAYPPRDGADIIAKVKAIGALDDGTPTGREAMVSAYLGEAAFWGRSIDTPALRTAVLADFTALTAAPMSFDRLGALIDAR; encoded by the coding sequence ATGAACCCAATAGACGCTTCCGCCCTCAAGGGGCGCTCTCGGCCGCGAGCCCGCATCCTGCAATGGGGTGAGGGCAATTTCCTGCGCGCCTTCGTCGACTGGAAGATCGACCGCATGAACGAGGCCGGTGGTCTCGACTGGGGTGTTGTCATCGTCCGCCCCATCGCCGGCGGCAACCCGCACTGGCTCAATGAACAGGACGGCCTCTACACGGTACTGTCACGCGGCGTTGCCGATGACGGCTCGAAGGTGTCGGAGGCGCGCGTCGTCGGCTCGGTGCTCAAAGAGATCGGCGCCTATCAGCACTGGAACGAGGTGCTTGAGCTGGCCCGTTCGCCGGAGATCACCGTCGTCATCTCCAACACGACCGACGCCGGCATCGCCTTTGTGCCGACCGTCAAGTATGACGACGCGCCGCAGTCCTCCTTCCCGGCCAAGATGACGCGCCTGTTGCACGAGCGCTGGCAGGCGTTCGCCGGCAAGTCGGACGCCGGCTGGCAGATGATCGCCTGTGAGCTGATCGACCACAACGGCGACGAACTCCGCCGCATCGTGCTGCGGCACGCCGAGGAATGGGGTCTCGAGCCGGCCTTCATTACCTGGGTGAAGGAGGCCAACGCCTTCTACAACACACTGGTCGACCGCATTGTACCGGGCTACCCGAAGGCCGATGCCGAGGCAATCGAGCAGGAACTTGGCTACACTGACCGGTTCATGACCACCGGCGAGCTGTTCCACTTCTTCGTCATCGAACGGCAGCCGGGTCAGCCGGAACTGCGCCTGCCGCTCGCCCATCATGACGAGAACACCGTCGTCGTGCCGGATGCCACGCCTTACAAGGCACGCAAGGTGGCGATCCTCAACGGCGCCCACACCGCGCTCTGCGCCCTCAGCCTGATCTCCGGCGTCGAGACGGTGGGCGAGGCAGTGACCACGCCGGTTGGCGCCAAGTTCCTCGACCGGTTGCTCGCCGAGGAAGTGATCCCCTTCCTGACGCTGCCCAAGGATGAGCTCAAGGCCTTCGCCGACGCGGTGCTCCGGCGCTTTGCCAACCCCTATATCCGCCACCTCTGGTACGACATCTCGCTCAACGGTCTCGTCAAGTACCAGACGCGCGATCTCGACCGCCTCACCGCCTACATGGAGCGCCACGGCAAGCCGGCACCGCTGATGACGCTGGCGCTCGCCGCCTGGCTGGTATTCTACCTCGGCCGCTTCTCTGGCTCGGAGGCCTATCCGCCGCGCGACGGTGCCGACATCATCGCCAAGGTCAAGGCAATCGGCGCGCTCGACGACGGCACGCCGACCGGCCGCGAAGCGATGGTATCGGCCTATCTCGGGGAAGCCGCCTTCTGGGGCCGGTCGATCGATACGCCAGCTTTGAGGACCGCCGTTCTTGCCGACTTCACGGCGCTGACCGCCGCGCCGATGAGCTTCGACCGGCTAGGGGCGCTGATCGACGCCCGCTGA
- a CDS encoding UxaA family hydrolase produces MPRVLKIHPDDSVAVALEPLAKGTVIDAFGLTLLDDVPQAHKFALKDIAEGEKVIKYGAVIGLAREAIARGGHVHVHNLKTALGDILDYNYAGNVAARPQNGGPVPTIQAFERVNGDIGIRNDLYIVPLVGCINGLADNIAKAVDREGMLPEGSKVTVLSHPYGCSQLGDDLANTRGILQNYVAHPNAGGVLVLSLGCENNTKAYFKEGLELPDPERVRFLTSQEAGDERTEALALCRELTAKMASDKRTEVGADRLKIGLKCGGSDGFSGITANPLLGAFSDWLTGIGGTTVLTEVPEMFGAEQLLMERAESREVFDKTVTLINDFKRYYVDNKQPIYENPSPGNKAGGISTLEEKSLGCTQKAGLSTVRDVVGYTGKITKPGLNLLSAPGNDGVAVTALAASGCHMVLFTTGRGTPLGGVVPTMKIATNSDLANRKPHWIDFDAGPIATGETTVAGLRDSFVDAVLDIASGKPARNETNAIGEIVIFKTGVTL; encoded by the coding sequence ATGCCGCGCGTTCTCAAGATCCATCCGGACGACAGCGTCGCCGTCGCCCTCGAACCGCTCGCCAAGGGTACGGTGATTGACGCCTTCGGGCTGACGCTTCTCGACGACGTGCCGCAGGCGCACAAGTTCGCCCTGAAGGACATCGCCGAGGGCGAGAAGGTGATCAAGTATGGCGCGGTGATCGGCTTGGCCCGCGAGGCGATCGCCCGGGGCGGTCATGTCCACGTCCATAATCTCAAGACCGCCCTCGGCGACATTCTCGACTACAACTATGCCGGCAACGTCGCGGCACGGCCGCAGAACGGCGGACCGGTGCCGACCATTCAAGCCTTCGAGCGGGTCAACGGCGACATCGGCATTCGCAACGACCTCTACATCGTGCCCCTGGTCGGCTGCATCAACGGCCTGGCCGATAACATCGCCAAGGCGGTGGACAGGGAAGGCATGCTGCCCGAGGGGTCCAAGGTCACCGTCCTCAGCCACCCCTATGGCTGCTCGCAGCTCGGCGATGACCTCGCCAACACGCGTGGCATTCTGCAGAACTACGTGGCCCATCCCAACGCCGGCGGCGTGCTGGTGCTCAGCCTCGGCTGCGAGAACAACACCAAGGCCTACTTCAAGGAGGGGCTGGAGCTGCCCGATCCCGAGCGCGTCCGGTTCCTGACCAGCCAGGAGGCCGGTGACGAGAGGACCGAGGCGCTTGCCCTCTGCCGCGAGCTCACGGCAAAGATGGCCAGTGACAAGCGGACCGAAGTCGGCGCCGACCGGCTGAAGATTGGCCTCAAGTGCGGCGGCTCGGACGGCTTTTCAGGCATTACCGCCAATCCGCTGCTTGGGGCCTTTTCCGACTGGCTGACCGGCATCGGTGGCACCACGGTGCTCACCGAGGTGCCGGAGATGTTCGGTGCCGAACAGCTGCTGATGGAGCGGGCGGAAAGCCGCGAAGTGTTCGACAAGACCGTGACGCTGATCAACGACTTCAAGCGCTACTATGTGGACAACAAGCAGCCGATCTACGAGAACCCCTCGCCGGGCAACAAGGCGGGCGGCATCTCGACGCTGGAGGAGAAGTCGCTCGGCTGCACGCAGAAGGCCGGTCTCTCAACGGTGCGCGACGTGGTGGGCTACACCGGCAAGATCACCAAGCCCGGCCTCAACCTGTTGTCGGCGCCCGGCAACGACGGCGTCGCAGTCACCGCGCTCGCCGCCTCGGGCTGCCACATGGTTCTGTTCACCACCGGCCGTGGTACGCCACTCGGCGGCGTCGTTCCAACCATGAAGATCGCCACCAACAGTGACCTTGCCAATCGCAAGCCGCACTGGATCGACTTCGACGCAGGCCCCATCGCCACCGGCGAGACCACCGTCGCCGGCCTCAGAGACAGCTTCGTCGACGCCGTCCTCGACATCGCCTCCGGCAAACCAGCCAGAAACGAGACCAACGCCATCGGCGAAATCGTCATCTTCAAGACAGGCGTCACGCTGTGA
- a CDS encoding LysE family translocator, translated as MLGYDLAHWATFFAAAFLLNISPGPDIAFILGHTARGGRRQGLAAMLGLWAGAFCHVLFAAIGLSAIVATSATAFSLVKWAGVAYLAYLGVMALRSKASAFNVKTTQAESRLSAVFLQGMLVDILNPKVAIFFLAFLPQFVVDGAGPVPLQLLLHGVLIVAVAATVEPLVVLGGAWLTARLRSSDRLALWLDRSLGALFLGLAAKLAALHR; from the coding sequence ATGCTGGGCTACGATTTGGCGCACTGGGCGACCTTCTTCGCTGCGGCCTTCCTGCTGAACATATCACCGGGGCCGGATATTGCCTTCATCCTCGGCCACACGGCGCGCGGCGGCCGTCGGCAGGGACTGGCTGCCATGCTCGGCCTCTGGGCCGGCGCCTTCTGTCATGTGCTCTTTGCCGCCATCGGCCTGTCGGCCATCGTGGCGACCTCGGCCACCGCCTTCTCTCTGGTGAAATGGGCCGGCGTCGCTTATCTCGCCTACCTCGGCGTTATGGCTCTGCGGTCGAAGGCGAGTGCCTTCAATGTCAAGACGACGCAAGCAGAGAGCCGCCTGTCGGCTGTCTTCCTGCAGGGCATGCTGGTCGACATCCTGAACCCCAAGGTGGCGATCTTCTTTCTTGCCTTCCTGCCTCAATTCGTCGTCGATGGCGCAGGGCCGGTGCCGTTGCAGCTTCTGCTGCATGGCGTGCTGATCGTCGCCGTCGCGGCGACTGTCGAACCATTGGTGGTGCTCGGTGGCGCCTGGCTGACGGCGCGACTACGGTCCAGCGATCGCCTGGCCTTGTGGCTCGATCGCTCGCTGGGCGCACTGTTTCTCGGCCTCGCGGCAAAACTCGCCGCCTTGCACCGGTGA
- a CDS encoding error-prone DNA polymerase produces the protein MTAYAELAAVTNYSFLRGASHPLEMVGTAGQLGYAGIGVADRNTLAGVVRAHVAAKEYGVRLAVGARLVFTDGTPDLLAYPKDRTAYGRLCRLLTNGNRRAEKGDCILTVADLMEFSEGLRLIVVPPRRLLPAFSTQVKRLAADLSGQLWLGVTMPRLGDDRRRLVAFATLAKAADLKPIALGDPLYHVPERRPLQDIVTCIREHVTIDEAGFRLEQNAERHLKRPEEMERLFADLPQAVSETVRFLDGLNFSLKELKYEYPRESFVGYATAAEALVALIEEGVKRRFPDGVGTHIRETIEHELAIIATLEYEPYFLTVYDIVRFARSKDILCQGRGSAANSVVCYCLGITDVDPRHGDLLFERFISVERGEPPDIDVDFEHGRREEVIQYIYERYGREKAGIAATVITYRGRSAVREVGKVFGLTDDAVTALSGSVWGSPSKGLKDDDARRTGFDPTEKRLAMVLQYARELSGFPRHLSQHVGGFVLTAGRLDEAVPIGNAAMKDRTFVEWDKDDLDALGMLKVDVLALGMLTALAKALKMLGEHYDRRWTLASLPPDRKAVYAMIQRADTLGVFQIESRAQMSMLPRLKPANFYDLVIEVAIVRPGPIQGNMVHPYLRRRQGLEDEIYPSPSPEFGPKDELAQVLHKTLGVPLFQEQAMRIAIVAAGFTPGEADKLRRAMATFRRMGTIGTFRDKMVGGMVGRGYDRTFAENCFRQIEGFGDYGFPESHAASFALLVYASAFIKCYYPDVFAASLLSAQPLGFYAPAQIVRDARDHGVTVRPPDINLSEWDATLEPGAPEVTPHPRHASMAGRILTTHALRLGFREVSGLKESDGRLVAERRGRGYDSIRDVWLRTGLPSSTLERLADADAFASLGLSRRDALWAVRGLGRAGDKDDLPLFLAAEEAGRETEPDMHLPPMPPGEEVVMDYRHLRMSLRAHPVSFLRSHLDHLRAMPCDDLTRTADGRRVTVAGLIVVRQRPGTAKGTIFLTLEDESGIANIIVWAKVFEAHRAIVLGSRMVSVTGRMQSESGVIHVVADRIVNVTHLLGHLAADDAAEALTPPGEAVRATDKGGGLPDFSGQPSPAANAPLPIEPEVAADLDVPARATRHVPARRRA, from the coding sequence ATGACCGCCTATGCCGAGCTTGCCGCCGTCACCAACTATTCGTTCCTGCGCGGTGCCTCCCATCCTCTGGAGATGGTGGGAACGGCGGGGCAGCTCGGCTATGCCGGCATTGGCGTCGCCGATCGCAACACGCTGGCCGGCGTGGTGCGCGCCCATGTGGCGGCCAAGGAATATGGCGTACGGCTCGCTGTCGGCGCCCGCCTCGTCTTCACCGACGGCACGCCCGATCTTCTCGCCTATCCCAAGGATCGAACCGCCTATGGCCGGCTCTGCCGCCTGCTCACCAACGGCAATCGGCGGGCCGAAAAAGGCGATTGCATCCTGACGGTTGCCGATCTCATGGAGTTCTCGGAGGGACTCAGGCTGATCGTCGTGCCGCCGCGCCGCCTCCTGCCGGCCTTCAGCACCCAGGTGAAGCGGCTCGCCGCCGATCTGTCCGGTCAGCTTTGGCTCGGTGTCACCATGCCAAGGCTCGGCGACGACCGGCGACGGCTTGTGGCCTTCGCTACGCTGGCCAAAGCAGCCGATCTCAAACCAATCGCTCTTGGCGATCCGCTCTATCATGTTCCGGAACGGCGACCGCTGCAGGATATCGTCACCTGCATCCGCGAACACGTCACCATCGACGAGGCCGGTTTTCGCCTCGAACAGAACGCCGAGCGCCACCTCAAGCGACCGGAGGAAATGGAGCGGCTGTTCGCCGATCTGCCGCAGGCGGTGAGCGAGACAGTGCGCTTCCTCGACGGGCTCAATTTCTCACTCAAAGAACTCAAGTACGAATACCCTCGCGAGTCCTTTGTGGGCTATGCCACGGCGGCTGAGGCGCTGGTGGCGCTGATAGAGGAGGGGGTAAAACGGCGCTTTCCAGACGGAGTCGGCACTCATATCCGCGAGACCATCGAACATGAGCTCGCCATCATCGCGACACTCGAATACGAGCCTTACTTCCTGACCGTCTACGATATCGTCCGCTTCGCTCGGTCAAAGGACATCCTGTGCCAGGGGCGTGGATCGGCCGCCAATTCCGTTGTCTGCTATTGTCTTGGAATTACCGATGTGGACCCCAGACATGGCGACCTTCTGTTCGAGCGCTTCATCTCGGTCGAGCGAGGTGAGCCGCCGGACATCGACGTCGATTTCGAGCATGGCCGGCGCGAAGAGGTGATCCAATACATCTACGAGCGCTATGGCCGAGAGAAGGCCGGCATAGCTGCCACGGTGATCACCTATCGCGGTCGCAGCGCCGTGCGCGAGGTGGGCAAGGTGTTCGGCCTCACCGACGACGCGGTGACGGCGCTGTCCGGTTCGGTGTGGGGCTCGCCATCGAAGGGACTGAAGGACGATGACGCCCGCCGCACCGGTTTCGATCCGACCGAGAAGCGCCTCGCCATGGTGTTGCAATACGCTCGAGAGCTCTCGGGCTTTCCGCGCCATCTCAGTCAGCACGTCGGCGGCTTCGTGCTGACGGCGGGGCGGCTCGACGAAGCCGTGCCGATCGGCAACGCCGCCATGAAGGATCGCACTTTCGTCGAATGGGACAAGGACGATCTCGACGCGCTCGGGATGCTGAAGGTCGACGTACTCGCCTTGGGCATGCTGACGGCGCTGGCCAAGGCGCTGAAAATGCTTGGTGAGCATTACGATCGGCGCTGGACGCTCGCCAGCCTGCCGCCTGATCGGAAGGCGGTTTACGCCATGATCCAGCGTGCCGATACGCTCGGCGTCTTCCAGATCGAGAGCCGGGCTCAGATGAGCATGCTGCCACGCCTGAAGCCGGCCAATTTCTACGATCTTGTCATAGAGGTGGCGATTGTCCGGCCCGGTCCCATCCAGGGTAACATGGTGCATCCCTATCTCCGCCGCCGGCAGGGACTGGAAGATGAGATCTATCCATCCCCGTCACCTGAGTTCGGTCCCAAGGATGAACTCGCACAAGTCCTGCACAAGACATTGGGCGTGCCGCTGTTCCAGGAGCAGGCGATGCGTATAGCCATTGTCGCCGCCGGCTTCACGCCGGGCGAGGCGGACAAGCTGCGGCGCGCCATGGCCACCTTCCGCCGCATGGGTACCATCGGCACCTTCCGCGACAAGATGGTGGGAGGCATGGTCGGGCGTGGTTACGACCGCACCTTTGCCGAGAACTGCTTCCGCCAGATCGAAGGTTTTGGCGACTACGGCTTTCCCGAGAGCCACGCCGCAAGCTTCGCCCTGCTGGTCTACGCTTCGGCTTTCATCAAGTGCTATTATCCGGATGTCTTCGCCGCTTCGCTGCTCAGTGCCCAACCGCTTGGCTTCTACGCGCCGGCCCAGATCGTCCGCGATGCGCGCGACCATGGCGTCACGGTGCGGCCGCCGGACATCAACCTCTCTGAGTGGGACGCGACGCTGGAACCGGGGGCGCCGGAGGTGACCCCGCATCCTCGCCACGCTTCTATGGCCGGACGGATCCTTACGACGCATGCCCTCCGTCTCGGCTTCCGCGAGGTGAGCGGCCTCAAGGAGAGTGATGGCCGGTTGGTCGCCGAGCGCCGGGGCAGGGGATACGATTCCATCCGTGACGTCTGGCTCCGGACCGGTCTGCCGAGTTCGACACTGGAGCGGCTGGCCGATGCCGATGCCTTCGCCTCGCTCGGTCTCAGTCGCCGAGATGCGCTCTGGGCGGTACGCGGCCTGGGCCGGGCCGGCGACAAGGACGACCTGCCGTTGTTCCTGGCCGCCGAAGAGGCCGGACGAGAGACCGAGCCGGACATGCATCTGCCGCCGATGCCGCCGGGCGAGGAAGTGGTGATGGACTATCGCCATCTCCGTATGTCGCTGCGCGCCCACCCGGTGAGCTTCTTGCGCTCCCATCTCGATCATCTGCGCGCCATGCCATGCGACGACCTGACGCGCACGGCCGACGGTCGCCGCGTCACCGTGGCAGGCCTCATCGTGGTGCGTCAGCGACCGGGCACGGCCAAGGGCACCATTTTCCTGACGCTCGAAGATGAGAGCGGCATCGCCAATATCATTGTCTGGGCGAAGGTGTTCGAGGCGCACCGGGCCATTGTGCTCGGCTCGCGCATGGTATCGGTCACCGGCCGTATGCAGTCGGAAAGTGGCGTCATCCATGTGGTCGCCGACCGCATTGTCAACGTGACGCATCTGCTCGGTCATCTCGCTGCCGACGACGCGGCAGAGGCGCTGACACCGCCCGGCGAGGCTGTGCGCGCCACCGACAAGGGCGGTGGGCTGCCTGATTTCTCCGGCCAGCCATCGCCTGCCGCCAACGCGCCGTTGCCGATCGAGCCGGAGGTGGCCGCCGATCTCGACGTTCCCGCTCGGGCAACGCGCCACGTGCCGGCCCGGCGGCGCGCGTGA